In one window of Halocatena salina DNA:
- a CDS encoding alpha/beta fold hydrolase produces MMEYKEWTAAQDSTTVSVDGHDLAVAYYDEGSGHPVVFLHGISTNSFLWRDVIPPIAKHRRVIVPDMLGYGFRR; encoded by the coding sequence ATGATGGAATACAAGGAGTGGACCGCGGCACAGGATTCGACGACCGTCTCAGTCGACGGCCACGATCTTGCGGTCGCGTACTACGACGAAGGATCGGGACACCCCGTCGTATTTCTCCATGGGATTTCGACAAACTCGTTTCTGTGGCGGGACGTGATCCCACCGATTGCAAAACATCGGCGGGTCATCGTTCCTGATATGCTCGGGTATGGATTTCGACGTTGA
- a CDS encoding alpha/beta hydrolase, which produces MSVETASFVGHDLGGGVFLRYATHNPNSAEQLVLSNSIAYDSWPIQLITDLGLPEMARETSVEELQGTLDDLFRETLYEDTPNEAFLTGMKSP; this is translated from the coding sequence TTGAGTGTCGAAACAGCTTCATTTGTCGGTCATGACCTCGGGGGAGGTGTTTTCCTACGGTACGCCACTCACAATCCGAATTCAGCCGAGCAACTGGTGTTGTCGAATTCCATCGCGTACGACTCGTGGCCGATCCAGCTCATCACTGACCTCGGACTTCCAGAGATGGCTCGAGAAACCAGTGTCGAGGAACTACAGGGGACGCTCGACGACCTTTTCCGTGAGACGCTTTATGAAGACACTCCCAACGAGGCGTTTCTGACAGGGATGAAGTCACCATAG